A region of Legionella donaldsonii DNA encodes the following proteins:
- a CDS encoding glycerophosphodiester phosphodiesterase: protein MAILNLIEKSVDCCFAFLPRKKPDKNILSEVRLIAHRGAHDKKLQLIENTDAAFQRALALGCWGIELDIHATADGVLVVNHDPTLRRLWGKDLAIRDLTFTALRKLVPTLPSLAEVIERYGKRLHLFIELKAPFTEEAALISTLRPLTPCIDYHLLSLNEPLFASCSKLPREVMLLVAAHNNVTQFCQLSLRRCYAGVLGHYLLLNNNKIKQLRSANQRVGVGLVDSKFGLYRELNRGLHWVFSDNVGLLRSCLQELETGSRG from the coding sequence ATGGCTATACTTAATTTAATTGAAAAATCGGTTGATTGTTGTTTTGCTTTTCTACCACGAAAAAAACCAGATAAGAACATACTGTCAGAGGTTCGCCTTATTGCCCATCGGGGTGCACATGATAAAAAACTTCAATTAATAGAAAATACTGACGCCGCTTTTCAACGCGCTTTGGCCTTAGGATGCTGGGGTATCGAACTTGATATTCATGCGACAGCAGATGGTGTTTTGGTAGTCAACCATGATCCTACCCTAAGGCGGCTTTGGGGTAAGGATCTCGCCATCAGAGACTTAACTTTTACGGCTTTGCGTAAATTAGTCCCTACTCTGCCGAGCCTTGCCGAAGTGATTGAGCGATATGGCAAACGGCTTCATTTATTTATTGAGCTTAAGGCGCCTTTTACTGAGGAAGCCGCGTTGATTTCTACCTTAAGGCCATTGACCCCCTGTATTGATTATCATCTACTTAGTTTGAATGAACCCCTCTTTGCTTCTTGTTCAAAGTTGCCACGTGAAGTGATGTTGTTAGTTGCGGCGCATAACAATGTTACCCAGTTCTGCCAGCTCAGCTTAAGGAGGTGTTACGCTGGGGTCTTGGGTCACTATTTATTATTGAATAATAATAAAATTAAACAGCTGCGCTCAGCTAATCAGCGGGTTGGTGTGGGTCTTGTTGATTCAAAATTTGGCTTATATAGAGAGTTAAATCGTGGCCTGCATTGGGTGTTTAGCGATAATGTCGGCTTGCTTCGTTCTTGTTTACAGGAGTTAGAAACAGGAAGTCGAGGGTGA
- a CDS encoding 16S rRNA (uracil(1498)-N(3))-methyltransferase: protein MRVVRIYQPGPYHCGQEFELSAEAAQHVGVVLRMQPGQQIVLFCGDNREFDATITSVHKKKVLVTVLTERKVNRESPRIIHLAQAVSKGERMELVVQKAVELGVTAITPLITARSVVKLDKERMEKKLAQWQAIAVSACEQSGRNQIPVITPTLSLDDYLQKEQASLKFILYPEAAKTWRDYNFAQADIALLIGPEGGFNQEEIEHIFSFNFSPLCLGPRVLRTETAAIAAISVLQAIGGDL from the coding sequence GTGAGAGTTGTTCGTATTTATCAACCTGGCCCTTATCATTGTGGTCAGGAGTTCGAGTTATCTGCTGAGGCGGCACAACATGTCGGCGTGGTGTTGCGTATGCAGCCAGGCCAACAAATTGTCCTGTTTTGTGGGGATAATCGTGAGTTTGATGCAACGATTACCAGTGTGCACAAAAAGAAAGTCCTTGTTACTGTGCTAACAGAACGAAAGGTTAATAGGGAGTCGCCACGAATTATTCATTTAGCCCAGGCTGTTTCCAAGGGTGAACGTATGGAGCTTGTCGTGCAAAAAGCAGTGGAATTGGGTGTTACTGCGATTACCCCTCTCATTACGGCGCGCTCGGTTGTGAAATTAGACAAAGAGCGAATGGAAAAGAAGCTTGCACAATGGCAGGCGATTGCGGTTTCCGCTTGTGAACAATCAGGACGGAATCAAATTCCTGTTATTACACCGACTCTCTCTTTAGACGATTATTTACAAAAAGAGCAGGCTTCCTTGAAATTTATTTTATATCCTGAGGCGGCAAAGACCTGGCGAGATTATAATTTTGCCCAGGCAGATATTGCTTTGTTAATCGGACCTGAGGGGGGATTTAACCAAGAAGAAATCGAACATATTTTTTCTTTTAATTTTAGTCCTTTATGTTTAGGTCCACGGGTATTACGTACAGAAACAGCGGCAATTGCAGCGATTAGCGTGTTGCAAGCTATCGGCGGTGATCTATAA
- a CDS encoding UDP-glucose dehydrogenase family protein has translation MIISVYGAGYVGLVSAACLAKIGHQVLCVDIHTQRIRDLQEGRCPLYEEQLPELIQEQLRNGCLQFTTSLTQAIQQSSLHLIATGTPELPDKSADLSQVFSVIDSFINEICSDATLIIKSTVPVGTGDRIQQRISDGLLRRHASYRVQVVSNPEFLREGCAVNDFLYADRIVVGGEKSALIPLQEMYKPLTDQGIPLLCMSRRSAELTKYAANAMLACRISFINQISRIAEKMGAHIDDIQQGIGLDHRIGPHFLQAGIGYGGSCFPKDTRALLHTAKAIQAETSLLEAIEAINQVQKKWAIDILSRHFDQGLENKTIGIWGLAFKPGTDDMREASSLELIRALLEAGATVRTYDPAAMDAAKILFTAESAIVWCDDAESVLNPNLDALVIATEWPVFKQIPLEVLAQSLRNAPLIDGRNCLDWYQVQESQFAWYYSVGRPVLRNGNVHDTHH, from the coding sequence ATGATTATTTCAGTGTATGGTGCGGGATATGTCGGCTTGGTTTCTGCGGCGTGTCTTGCAAAAATTGGGCATCAGGTTCTGTGTGTTGATATTCATACCCAGCGTATTCGTGATTTGCAAGAAGGCCGGTGCCCTCTTTATGAAGAACAACTTCCTGAATTGATACAAGAACAATTGCGAAACGGCTGCTTACAATTTACAACCTCATTAACACAGGCAATACAACAAAGCAGTTTGCATCTAATTGCAACCGGAACGCCTGAGTTGCCTGACAAAAGTGCGGACTTATCCCAGGTATTCTCAGTAATTGATTCTTTTATTAATGAAATTTGCTCAGACGCAACATTAATAATCAAATCCACTGTCCCTGTAGGAACCGGCGATAGGATACAACAGCGAATTTCTGATGGGTTATTGCGTCGCCATGCGTCCTATCGTGTTCAAGTGGTCTCCAACCCTGAGTTTTTACGGGAGGGATGTGCTGTCAATGACTTTCTATATGCCGATCGCATTGTAGTTGGCGGGGAAAAATCTGCACTCATACCATTACAAGAGATGTATAAACCGCTGACCGATCAAGGCATCCCTCTTCTCTGTATGAGTAGACGCTCCGCCGAATTGACGAAATACGCAGCCAACGCCATGCTTGCCTGCCGAATCAGTTTCATTAATCAAATTAGCCGTATTGCAGAAAAAATGGGGGCTCATATCGATGACATTCAACAAGGAATAGGATTAGATCACCGTATTGGCCCCCATTTTTTACAAGCGGGCATCGGCTATGGCGGCTCCTGTTTTCCCAAAGATACTCGCGCCTTACTCCACACGGCAAAAGCCATTCAGGCCGAGACAAGCCTATTGGAAGCAATCGAAGCGATTAATCAAGTACAAAAAAAATGGGCCATTGATATATTATCCAGGCATTTTGATCAGGGCCTCGAGAATAAAACCATTGGTATCTGGGGGCTGGCGTTTAAACCAGGCACTGATGATATGCGGGAAGCAAGCAGTTTAGAGTTAATACGTGCACTCCTAGAGGCTGGCGCAACGGTACGGACCTATGATCCAGCAGCCATGGACGCTGCAAAAATCCTTTTCACGGCAGAGTCCGCCATTGTATGGTGTGACGATGCTGAGTCTGTTTTGAACCCTAACCTTGATGCGTTAGTCATTGCTACGGAATGGCCTGTATTTAAACAAATTCCCTTAGAGGTCCTGGCACAATCACTTCGAAATGCCCCTCTCATCGATGGCCGCAACTGCCTGGATTGGTACCAGGTACAAGAATCACAATTTGCCTGGTATTACTCTGTAGGAAGGCCTGTTCTCCGCAATGGGAACGTGCATGACACTCACCATTGA
- the asd gene encoding archaetidylserine decarboxylase (Phosphatidylserine decarboxylase is synthesized as a single chain precursor. Generation of the pyruvoyl active site from a Ser is coupled to cleavage of a Gly-Ser bond between the larger (beta) and smaller (alpha chains). It is an integral membrane protein.), which produces MVNDYLKTLPQYLIPKPGLTHLAGFLANVRTPAIKNTLIRWFIQKYGVDMKEAREEDPNHYPCFNDFFIRHLKPECRPFAKADIISPVDGVISELGGIEKGQLFQAKGHYYTATELLACEESLSAQFSQGRFATLYLSPKDYHRIHIPIDATLKEMIYVPGKLFSVQPSTVRVIPQLFARNERLVAFFDTKAGLMAMVLVGATIVGAIGTRWSGDIKRSVEKQYFSANQITSSKNVRQGDEMGYFKLGSTVVLLFADGRRVDWLDTLHAGTSIRYGEALAGVKD; this is translated from the coding sequence ATGGTTAATGACTATTTAAAAACGTTGCCCCAATATTTGATACCAAAACCAGGCCTTACCCATTTGGCGGGCTTCTTGGCGAATGTACGTACTCCTGCCATTAAAAATACGCTGATTCGGTGGTTTATCCAAAAGTATGGTGTGGATATGAAAGAGGCAAGAGAAGAAGATCCCAATCATTACCCTTGTTTTAATGATTTTTTTATTCGCCATTTAAAGCCTGAATGCCGGCCTTTTGCCAAAGCCGATATTATTTCTCCGGTCGATGGGGTTATCAGTGAGTTGGGGGGTATAGAAAAAGGACAGCTCTTCCAGGCCAAAGGACACTATTACACGGCAACAGAGTTATTGGCCTGTGAAGAAAGCTTGAGCGCGCAATTCTCACAAGGCCGGTTCGCCACGCTTTATTTGTCACCAAAGGATTATCACCGCATTCATATCCCTATTGATGCAACGTTAAAAGAAATGATTTATGTGCCGGGAAAATTATTTTCTGTCCAGCCTTCTACGGTGCGTGTTATACCTCAATTGTTTGCTCGTAATGAGCGTTTAGTTGCTTTTTTTGATACCAAGGCTGGTTTAATGGCAATGGTTTTAGTCGGTGCGACCATTGTAGGCGCTATTGGCACCCGCTGGAGTGGGGATATCAAGCGTTCCGTGGAAAAACAATATTTTTCCGCCAATCAAATCACCTCCAGTAAAAATGTACGGCAAGGTGACGAAATGGGATATTTTAAATTGGGCTCTACGGTGGTGCTTTTATTTGCTGATGGTCGGCGTGTGGATTGGCTGGATACTCTGCATGCCGGAACAAGCATTCGTTATGGCGAAGCGTTGGCTGGAGTGAAGGATTAA
- a CDS encoding carotenoid biosynthesis protein, whose product MVNKQTPMEGFNPVRWAFIVIYLILTVSSVFWHSPLAWDIVPIVLVFSIFIAVSLHGKERYGIKNLLIFFIITWFVSHFFEALSIQTGFPFSYYHYDKLAGPRLFQVPLIIMLAYFGTGYASWILSHILLDQYAKRLQGKQLVLIPLIAAFIMVMWDLCMDPLASTVGSLWVWKETGSYFGVPLQNYFGWFLVVYLIFQFFALYIAKYDLDQTSKVNVFSNRFFWLEAVAIYGIQSLTQILEPFSASSHMEIYGPMALITILTMMFVTLLSYLSIKNNSHLKG is encoded by the coding sequence ATGGTTAACAAACAAACCCCTATGGAAGGCTTTAACCCGGTCAGATGGGCATTTATTGTTATTTATCTTATTCTTACTGTTAGCTCTGTTTTTTGGCATTCCCCGCTGGCTTGGGATATTGTACCCATCGTACTGGTCTTTTCTATTTTTATTGCGGTCTCGCTACATGGCAAAGAACGTTATGGGATAAAAAATCTGCTGATATTTTTTATCATTACCTGGTTTGTCAGTCATTTTTTCGAGGCCCTTAGTATTCAAACCGGTTTTCCTTTTAGTTATTACCATTACGATAAATTAGCGGGGCCACGTTTATTTCAAGTCCCTCTTATTATCATGTTGGCTTATTTTGGAACGGGCTATGCTTCCTGGATTTTATCCCATATATTGCTTGATCAATACGCTAAGAGACTTCAAGGGAAACAACTCGTTTTAATCCCCTTGATTGCAGCATTCATTATGGTTATGTGGGATCTCTGTATGGATCCCCTGGCATCGACTGTTGGTTCATTATGGGTATGGAAAGAAACGGGAAGTTATTTTGGTGTCCCTTTACAAAATTATTTTGGCTGGTTTCTAGTCGTTTATCTAATTTTTCAATTTTTTGCTCTTTATATTGCTAAATATGATCTTGACCAAACAAGCAAAGTAAATGTCTTTTCTAATCGATTTTTCTGGTTGGAAGCCGTTGCAATTTATGGGATCCAAAGTTTGACACAAATACTGGAGCCTTTCAGTGCCTCAAGTCATATGGAAATTTATGGGCCCATGGCTTTAATTACTATTTTAACGATGATGTTCGTAACTTTACTGTCCTATCTGAGTATTAAAAATAATAGCCACTTAAAGGGCTAG
- the pgi gene encoding glucose-6-phosphate isomerase: MMQLTSTSSWKALQQHADTHKFRLLNDFNSGLPTQDFMAKTCGIQLDYSYQHITTETLPFLFDLAKERELFTKIKGLFQGEKVNRSENRPALHSALRVPAGTPIFVDGQDVMPEILKARQTIQHIAEKIRSKQWLGFSGEPIKDIVNIGIGGSDLGPRFCVNALREYISPSLGLHFISDADPSNFQYTLCNLKPETTLFIISSKSFSTQETLYNAKKAIEWLGNKQYVAKHVIAVTANQEKAAQYGIKTIIPIWEWVGGRYSLCSAINLITAIGIGFDLFSELLSGAHEMDNHFQYSPISTNLPILLALLGIWNNNFLHINNLLFWVYSKNLELFVPYLQQLDMESNGKSVDINGRIVNYKTGPIVWGGLGNQAQHSYYQLLSQGTHKVTADFISLKPNNGQLINELCNLKMTLLAKGETGFDNYSDFTPGNMTMNHLHLDSCSPYTIGALVALYEHKIFAQGVIWGINPFDQPGVAKTKRKMNHAAAI, translated from the coding sequence ATAATGCAACTTACTTCTACCAGCAGCTGGAAGGCATTACAGCAACATGCCGATACTCATAAATTTAGACTGTTAAATGATTTTAACTCCGGCCTACCTACCCAGGATTTTATGGCGAAAACCTGTGGCATCCAACTTGATTATTCCTATCAACACATCACTACAGAAACGTTACCTTTTCTCTTTGACTTAGCCAAAGAGCGGGAGTTATTCACCAAAATAAAGGGTCTGTTTCAAGGAGAAAAAGTTAATAGAAGCGAAAACCGGCCAGCCTTGCATTCCGCGCTTCGAGTACCCGCTGGTACCCCTATTTTTGTAGATGGACAGGATGTGATGCCTGAGATCTTAAAAGCGCGCCAAACTATACAGCATATTGCAGAGAAGATTAGAAGCAAACAATGGCTTGGTTTTTCTGGGGAGCCTATAAAAGATATCGTTAACATCGGCATCGGTGGATCAGATTTAGGCCCTCGATTTTGTGTTAATGCCCTAAGAGAATATATTAGCCCTAGCCTGGGCCTACATTTTATATCAGACGCTGACCCCTCTAACTTTCAATATACACTTTGCAATTTGAAACCAGAAACCACCTTATTTATTATCTCTTCAAAATCTTTTAGCACTCAAGAAACACTCTATAATGCTAAAAAAGCCATAGAGTGGCTAGGAAACAAACAATATGTTGCAAAACACGTAATAGCCGTAACAGCGAATCAGGAAAAAGCAGCTCAATATGGGATTAAGACTATTATCCCAATTTGGGAATGGGTAGGGGGTCGCTACTCACTGTGTTCCGCAATTAACTTAATCACAGCTATTGGTATTGGCTTTGACCTGTTTAGCGAGCTTCTTTCAGGAGCTCATGAGATGGATAACCATTTTCAATACAGTCCTATTTCAACGAATTTACCCATACTGCTGGCACTTTTAGGTATCTGGAATAATAATTTTTTACACATTAACAATTTACTCTTTTGGGTTTATTCCAAAAATCTTGAACTGTTTGTTCCCTATCTTCAACAACTCGACATGGAAAGCAATGGTAAATCTGTTGACATAAATGGACGTATAGTCAATTACAAAACGGGCCCTATCGTCTGGGGTGGCTTAGGTAATCAAGCACAACATAGCTATTACCAGTTACTGTCTCAAGGCACACATAAAGTTACAGCCGATTTTATTTCCTTAAAACCCAATAACGGGCAACTTATTAATGAACTATGTAATTTAAAGATGACCTTATTGGCTAAAGGTGAAACTGGTTTTGATAATTATTCTGATTTTACTCCCGGAAATATGACCATGAATCACCTTCATTTAGATTCGTGTTCACCCTATACTATTGGCGCGCTGGTTGCTCTATATGAACATAAAATTTTTGCGCAGGGTGTTATTTGGGGGATTAATCCCTTTGATCAACCTGGCGTTGCCAAGACCAAACGTAAAATGAATCATGCTGCTGCGATTTAA
- the trxA gene encoding thioredoxin: MSDNIKTVTDGSFEQDVLNSTKPVLVDFWAEWCGPCRALTPILEEVAASHSDSISFAKINIDENPQTPSKYGVMSIPTLILFKNGQVEAVKMGLLSKSQLSAFVESNA; the protein is encoded by the coding sequence ATGAGCGATAATATTAAGACAGTCACTGATGGCAGCTTTGAGCAGGATGTATTGAATTCTACCAAGCCTGTGTTAGTGGATTTTTGGGCTGAGTGGTGTGGTCCTTGTCGGGCATTAACACCAATCCTGGAAGAGGTGGCGGCTAGTCACAGCGATAGTATCAGTTTTGCCAAAATCAATATTGATGAAAACCCACAAACGCCTTCTAAATATGGCGTTATGAGTATTCCAACACTTATTTTATTTAAAAATGGCCAAGTCGAAGCAGTAAAAATGGGTTTGCTTTCCAAGTCGCAATTAAGTGCTTTTGTTGAGAGTAATGCCTGA
- a CDS encoding MFS transporter, translated as MKRKALILVLALVFLEWLDFSLYLYLAKSVFAVKFFPPSAYSLELTFALFAAAYFARPVGGWLFGCKADLSGRRNPMVFSAALMGLATLGIALLPDYAQIGLWATWGLLLLRMAQGLALGGEINTSAMFLVEHHPHRVLLAGALVAAGGAFGMFIGSALATLLQYISLPEVWRIIFALVGFVSLWVCHLRKQLQESPEFRKNQLPMAGIWRRYGRGFVNIAAIAFFVSITVYICNVFWVSFAIDRQLWSEKTCLWTGSLAQLASALLAIPIAYFARPTQVYHLMRAGMLLAIITAPALFYFTLQANTVGVLIAITGYALTNALICASLYYLLYLQLPAQYRCRGVSTIWAIAAGLGAVGLPIAEQAIIMKVFWLPGLLVAMTVTVCFILLSNYQYQFGYSTNDKMTEGL; from the coding sequence ATGAAGCGAAAAGCCTTAATCCTTGTTTTAGCGCTCGTTTTTCTAGAATGGCTAGATTTCAGTCTTTATCTTTATTTAGCTAAATCCGTGTTTGCGGTGAAATTTTTCCCGCCTTCTGCGTATAGCCTGGAACTGACTTTTGCTTTGTTTGCTGCAGCCTATTTTGCCCGTCCTGTGGGTGGTTGGCTTTTTGGTTGTAAAGCTGATTTGAGTGGTCGTCGTAATCCAATGGTATTTTCAGCTGCACTGATGGGTTTGGCTACATTGGGTATCGCACTTTTGCCGGATTATGCACAAATAGGCTTATGGGCTACTTGGGGTTTACTTTTATTACGCATGGCACAAGGTTTAGCGTTGGGAGGCGAAATAAATACGTCTGCCATGTTTTTAGTTGAGCATCATCCTCATAGAGTGTTGTTAGCGGGTGCCTTGGTTGCAGCAGGCGGTGCTTTCGGTATGTTTATAGGCAGTGCTTTAGCAACGTTGTTGCAGTACATTTCTTTACCGGAAGTTTGGCGAATCATTTTTGCTTTGGTGGGTTTTGTTTCCTTATGGGTTTGTCATTTACGTAAACAATTACAAGAGTCGCCTGAGTTTCGTAAAAATCAATTGCCGATGGCAGGTATTTGGCGACGTTACGGGCGAGGCTTTGTAAATATTGCTGCCATTGCTTTTTTTGTGAGCATAACGGTGTATATCTGTAATGTGTTTTGGGTGTCTTTTGCAATTGACAGGCAGTTGTGGAGTGAAAAGACTTGTTTATGGACTGGTTCGCTGGCGCAATTGGCTTCAGCCTTATTGGCTATACCTATTGCCTATTTTGCCAGGCCTACACAGGTGTATCATTTGATGCGTGCAGGCATGTTGCTGGCAATTATCACTGCTCCGGCTCTTTTCTATTTTACTCTACAAGCGAACACGGTCGGGGTTTTAATTGCCATTACCGGTTATGCACTCACTAATGCATTAATTTGCGCCTCATTATATTATTTACTTTATCTTCAACTACCCGCTCAATACCGTTGCCGTGGTGTCTCCACCATCTGGGCAATAGCCGCTGGTCTTGGTGCAGTCGGACTCCCTATTGCTGAGCAAGCAATCATAATGAAAGTCTTTTGGTTACCGGGTTTATTAGTCGCTATGACCGTCACTGTATGTTTCATTCTTTTATCCAACTACCAATACCAGTTTGGGTATTCGACCAATGATAAAATGACGGAGGGACTTTAA
- the rho gene encoding transcription termination factor Rho: protein MNLSELKQLPIADLVNIAQEMGAENTARMRKQDILFAILKAHSHKGEDILGGGVLEVLTDGFGFLRSEDGSYQAGPDDIYVSPSQIRRFGLRTGDTITGKIRPPKDNERYFALLKVDQINFDSPESAKRKILFENLTPLFATQRLVMEQGNGSTEDLTARVVDLCAPFGRGQRGLIVSPPKAGKTLMLQNLAHSIEKNYPECYLIVLLIDERPEEVTEMQRSVKGEVVASTFDEPANRHVQVAEMVIEKAKRLVEHKRDVVVLLDSITRLARAYNTVVPSSGKVLTGGVDANALQRPKRLYGAARNIEEGGSLTIIATALVDTGSKMDEVIYEEFKGTGNMEIHLSRSISERRVFPAININRSGTRREDLLLSPEELHRTWILRKILQSMDECDAIEFLLERMKNHKTNAEFFEAMKRQE, encoded by the coding sequence ATGAATCTTAGTGAACTTAAGCAATTACCCATTGCCGATCTTGTTAATATCGCTCAAGAAATGGGGGCTGAAAATACTGCCCGCATGCGTAAACAGGATATTCTTTTTGCCATCCTCAAAGCGCATTCGCACAAAGGAGAAGATATTCTTGGCGGCGGCGTTTTGGAAGTATTAACCGATGGTTTTGGCTTTTTGCGATCTGAAGACGGCTCCTACCAGGCAGGGCCCGATGATATTTATGTTTCTCCCAGCCAAATAAGACGGTTTGGTTTGCGGACTGGAGATACCATAACAGGCAAAATTCGGCCGCCTAAAGACAATGAGCGTTATTTTGCTCTGCTGAAAGTCGATCAAATCAACTTCGACTCCCCAGAAAGCGCTAAACGTAAAATTTTATTTGAAAACTTGACGCCTTTATTCGCCACCCAGCGGTTGGTCATGGAACAAGGAAATGGCAGTACAGAGGACCTGACGGCTCGTGTTGTTGATCTTTGCGCTCCTTTTGGCCGTGGTCAGCGTGGCCTTATCGTGTCTCCACCGAAAGCGGGTAAAACATTAATGTTGCAGAATCTTGCCCATTCGATTGAGAAAAATTACCCTGAATGTTATCTGATTGTGTTATTAATTGATGAACGTCCAGAGGAAGTTACCGAAATGCAACGTTCGGTAAAAGGTGAAGTGGTAGCAAGCACCTTCGATGAGCCTGCGAATCGCCACGTACAGGTTGCGGAAATGGTTATCGAAAAAGCAAAACGTCTGGTCGAACATAAGCGGGATGTGGTTGTTTTGCTGGATTCTATTACCCGGTTAGCACGTGCTTATAACACCGTTGTTCCTTCATCAGGAAAGGTGCTGACAGGTGGTGTGGATGCTAACGCTTTACAGCGACCAAAGCGTCTTTACGGTGCTGCACGTAATATTGAAGAAGGTGGCAGCCTAACTATTATAGCAACAGCGCTGGTGGATACTGGTTCCAAGATGGATGAGGTGATTTACGAAGAGTTTAAGGGAACCGGTAATATGGAAATCCACTTAAGCCGTAGTATCTCTGAGCGCCGTGTATTCCCTGCCATTAATATCAATCGTTCTGGTACACGTCGTGAAGACCTGTTATTAAGTCCGGAAGAATTACATCGTACCTGGATTCTGCGTAAGATTCTGCAATCGATGGATGAATGTGATGCCATTGAGTTCTTACTAGAGCGCATGAAAAATCACAAGACAAATGCAGAATTTTTTGAAGCGATGAAACGCCAGGAATAA
- the fumC gene encoding class II fumarate hydratase — protein MASTRIETDSMGEIAVDADKYWGAQTERSLHHFNIGRDIMPIEVSHAFGILKKAAALTNLELGKLPKDKADLIIKAAEEVSNGSLDEHFPLHVWQTGSGTQSNMNVNEVISNRAIEMAGGIKGSKTPIHPNDHVNMSQSSNDTFPTAMHIAAAIAFHKKLLPAVRNLRDALAAKMNSFKDIVKIGRTHLQDAVPLTLGQEFSGYVAQLDACIHRIEEVMPELYELALGGTAVGTGLNTHPQFAVKAATHIATITKLPFISAANKFAALASHEPLVIAHSTLKTLACALMKIANDVRWLGSGPRCGIGELILPENEPGSSIMPGKVNPTQCEAMTMVCAQVIGNDTTVAVAASQGNFELNVFKPVIIFNVLHSLNLLADTCHSFQEFCVEGLQANKTTIDYYLHHSLMLVTALNQHIGYDKAAKIAKTAHHENISLQEAAVKLGFLTAEQFNDYVKPEEMVNPR, from the coding sequence ATGGCTAGCACGCGTATCGAAACAGATAGTATGGGCGAAATTGCTGTTGACGCCGATAAATACTGGGGAGCGCAAACAGAGCGTTCTTTGCATCATTTCAATATTGGCCGCGATATTATGCCAATTGAAGTATCACACGCCTTCGGTATTTTGAAAAAAGCAGCAGCACTTACTAATCTTGAGCTTGGCAAATTGCCCAAAGACAAAGCTGATTTAATTATTAAAGCAGCAGAGGAAGTTAGCAACGGTTCGTTAGATGAACATTTTCCGCTCCATGTCTGGCAGACAGGTAGCGGCACTCAATCCAATATGAATGTTAACGAGGTTATTTCCAATCGCGCGATTGAAATGGCCGGTGGCATCAAAGGCAGTAAAACACCAATCCATCCTAATGATCATGTCAATATGTCACAATCTTCAAATGACACGTTCCCCACTGCGATGCATATTGCCGCGGCAATTGCCTTTCATAAAAAGCTGCTGCCAGCTGTACGCAACTTGCGTGATGCCTTGGCTGCCAAGATGAACAGCTTCAAGGACATTGTAAAAATTGGCCGTACTCATTTGCAAGATGCTGTACCACTAACCCTGGGACAAGAATTTTCTGGTTATGTCGCGCAATTGGACGCTTGTATCCATCGTATCGAAGAGGTAATGCCTGAGTTGTATGAATTGGCGTTGGGCGGCACCGCTGTCGGTACAGGTTTAAATACCCATCCCCAATTTGCAGTTAAAGCGGCAACCCATATCGCCACCATTACCAAACTACCTTTTATCTCTGCCGCCAATAAATTCGCCGCGTTGGCTTCACATGAACCACTGGTAATAGCCCATAGCACCCTGAAAACCCTGGCCTGTGCATTAATGAAAATTGCTAATGATGTACGTTGGCTTGGTTCCGGTCCACGTTGCGGCATTGGCGAATTGATTCTCCCTGAAAATGAGCCTGGTTCTTCGATTATGCCTGGCAAAGTGAACCCTACCCAATGCGAGGCAATGACCATGGTTTGCGCTCAAGTTATCGGCAATGATACGACTGTTGCCGTTGCCGCCAGTCAAGGTAATTTTGAGCTAAACGTGTTTAAACCAGTGATTATATTTAATGTCCTGCATTCATTAAACCTGTTAGCCGACACCTGCCATTCATTCCAAGAGTTTTGTGTGGAAGGTTTACAAGCGAATAAGACCACCATTGATTACTACCTCCACCACTCTCTCATGCTGGTAACCGCCTTAAATCAGCATATTGGTTATGATAAAGCAGCTAAAATTGCTAAAACCGCTCATCATGAAAACATTTCGTTACAAGAGGCAGCCGTAAAACTGGGATTTTTAACAGCTGAACAATTCAATGACTATGTTAAACCTGAAGAAATGGTAAATCCTCGCTAA